The genomic stretch GGCCAGCCGAAGACGCTCTCCACGACGACGATGCCCGACATGAAGATTCCGATGTCGATGCCGATCATCGCTATGATCGGCAGGATGGCGTTGGGCAGCGCATGGCCGAGGATAACCTTGCTGCGGCCGAGGCCCTTGGCGCGTGCCGTGCGGATGAAGTCGGCGCGCAGCACATCCACCATGGAAGACCGCATGATGCGCGAATACCAGCCGGAGCCGAGTATGCCGAGCGTGAGCGCCGGCAGGACGATATGCGAGAAAGTCCCATAGCCGCCGATGGGGAACCAGCCGAGCTTCACGGCAAAGACGAAGAGCAGCAGCAGCGCCACAACGAACTGGGGAGCAGAGACCGTCAGGAAGCTGGTCAGCATCAGACCGTTGTCCAATGCCTTTCCGCGGTTGAGCGCCGCGATAATGCCGAGCGGCAGGCCGATCAGAAGTTCGCAGGTTATGGCGGCCACCAGCAGCAGCAGCGTGGCCGGCAGGCGCGACGCGATAAGCTGCGCCACCTCGGTCTTCTGCAGGTAGGATCGGCCGAAGTCGCCCTGCACGAGGTTGAGGAGGTAATTGCCGTACTGGATGAGGAACGGCTGGTCGAGGCCGAGCTGCTGGCGGATGCTTTCGACGGTCGCGGCCGTTGCCGAACGGCCGGCGATCTGGCGGACGGGGTCCGCCGGCAAGACGTAGAGCAGCACGAAGGTGATGAACGAGACGCCGAGCAGGATTAGCGCGGACTGGATGAGGCGTCTGAGGATATAGGCGGCCATCAGTCACGCCCCTGCTGTGTCGGGTCGAGGATATCGCGCAGTGCGTCCCCCACCAGGTTGAAGGCCAGCGCGAGCAGCAGGATCGCTGCACCCGGGATGAAGACGAGCCAGGGCGCGGATTGGAAGTAGGTCTGGTTTTCGAAGATAATATTGCCCCATGACGGGATCGGCGGCTGAACGCCGATGC from Pseudorhizobium banfieldiae encodes the following:
- a CDS encoding ABC transporter permease, translated to MAAYILRRLIQSALILLGVSFITFVLLYVLPADPVRQIAGRSATAATVESIRQQLGLDQPFLIQYGNYLLNLVQGDFGRSYLQKTEVAQLIASRLPATLLLLVAAITCELLIGLPLGIIAALNRGKALDNGLMLTSFLTVSAPQFVVALLLLFVFAVKLGWFPIGGYGTFSHIVLPALTLGILGSGWYSRIMRSSMVDVLRADFIRTARAKGLGRSKVILGHALPNAILPIIAMIGIDIGIFMSGIVVVESVFGWPGIGQLAWQAIQRVDIPIIMGVTLVSACGIVLGNLIADLISPLIDPRIKLR